A single Williamwhitmania sp. DNA region contains:
- a CDS encoding nucleotidyltransferase domain-containing protein — protein MKRGENMTELFEGREIVVNALVGSHAHNLQTPESDRDFKLFVTPTFEDLFNGTMFSFADISDTVDFSVHDVRKLGEQIWKGNINFLQVLFNPEGTHDNGLDFLFENRERIAQANIPNFLNSTMGMHREKMSTLHKGTGNTQHLIEKFGFDTKQAHHAIRCLFTIEKFWETDSMEKALWFNKGKKRTILMDIKAGKFTEAEVKAIAEEWFAKKWDGEMKKNFCDTELNWSVKEELNNFIFEFVKKKILG, from the coding sequence ATGAAACGAGGCGAGAACATGACTGAGTTATTTGAGGGAAGAGAGATTGTAGTAAACGCATTAGTGGGAAGCCATGCCCATAATTTACAAACACCTGAAAGTGATAGAGATTTTAAGTTATTTGTCACACCTACATTTGAGGATTTATTCAATGGAACTATGTTCTCTTTTGCTGATATATCCGATACGGTGGATTTTTCAGTGCACGATGTTAGAAAGTTAGGCGAACAAATCTGGAAGGGAAACATTAATTTTTTACAAGTGTTATTCAATCCAGAGGGAACACATGACAACGGTTTAGATTTCTTATTTGAAAATAGGGAAAGAATTGCACAAGCAAATATCCCTAATTTCTTAAACTCCACTATGGGAATGCATAGAGAGAAAATGAGCACTTTACACAAAGGAACAGGCAACACGCAACATTTAATTGAAAAGTTTGGTTTTGATACCAAGCAAGCACATCACGCAATTCGTTGCTTATTCACTATTGAAAAGTTTTGGGAAACTGACAGCATGGAAAAAGCATTATGGTTCAACAAAGGAAAAAAGCGTACAATTTTAATGGACATCAAAGCAGGAAAATTTACCGAAGCCGAAGTAAAAGCAATCGCCGAAGAATGGTTTGCTAAAAAGTGGGACGGCGAAATGAAAAAGAATTTTTGTGACACAGAATTAAATTGGAGTGTCAAAGAAGAATTAA